A genome region from Brachymonas denitrificans includes the following:
- a CDS encoding BolA family protein, which translates to MTADELRSLITAGLPCEHITMEGDGRHWFATIVSPAFEGKRLIQRHQLVYATLGNRMQTDEVHALSMKTFTPAEWAAAQD; encoded by the coding sequence ATGACTGCCGACGAACTGCGCTCCCTCATCACGGCCGGGCTGCCGTGCGAACATATCACCATGGAAGGCGATGGCCGCCACTGGTTCGCGACCATCGTGTCGCCGGCCTTCGAGGGCAAGCGCCTGATCCAGCGCCACCAGCTGGTGTATGCCACGCTGGGCAACCGCATGCAGACGGACGAGGTGCACGCCCTGTCCATGAAGACCTTCACGCCGGCCGAGTGGGCCGCTGCGCAGGACTGA
- a CDS encoding ABC transporter permease, with amino-acid sequence MLLRKEILRFWRVAFQTIAAPVLTAVLYLMIFGHVLSDRVQVYPGVSYVAFLAPGLVMMSVLQNAFANSASSLVQSKIMGNLVFVLLTPLGGRHWFIAYVGAAIARGLLVGLGVYLITLFYAPPQAAYPLWILAFALLGAGLMGALGMLAGLWADKFDQMATFQNFIVMPMTFLAGVFYSIHSLPGIWQTLSHFNPFFYMIDGFRYGFFGVSDVSPWLSLGVAGGSFVLVSALVLYLLKTGYKLRS; translated from the coding sequence GCGTGGCCTTCCAGACCATTGCCGCGCCGGTGCTGACTGCCGTGCTGTACCTGATGATCTTCGGCCATGTGCTGAGCGACCGCGTGCAGGTCTATCCGGGCGTCAGCTATGTCGCCTTCCTGGCGCCGGGCCTGGTGATGATGAGCGTGCTGCAGAACGCCTTCGCCAACAGCGCCTCCAGCCTGGTGCAGAGCAAGATCATGGGCAACCTGGTGTTCGTTCTGCTGACGCCGCTGGGGGGGCGCCACTGGTTCATTGCCTATGTGGGCGCTGCCATCGCGCGCGGCCTGCTGGTGGGGCTGGGTGTGTATCTGATCACGCTGTTCTATGCGCCGCCGCAGGCGGCCTATCCGCTGTGGATTCTGGCGTTTGCGCTGCTGGGCGCCGGCCTGATGGGTGCGCTCGGCATGCTGGCCGGCCTGTGGGCCGACAAGTTCGACCAGATGGCCACCTTCCAGAACTTCATCGTCATGCCGATGACCTTTCTCGCCGGCGTGTTCTACTCCATCCATTCGCTGCCCGGCATCTGGCAGACGCTGAGCCATTTCAACCCGTTCTTCTACATGATCGACGGCTTCCGCTATGGCTTCTTCGGCGTCAGCGATGTCTCGCCCTGGCTCAGCCTGGGCGTGGCCGGAGGCAGCTTCGTGCTGGTTTCCGCGCTGGTGCTGTACCTGCTCAAGACCGGCTACAAGCTGCGTAGCTGA